A single window of Nocardia sp. NBC_01327 DNA harbors:
- a CDS encoding STAS domain-containing protein, whose protein sequence is MSDVSMSLSADSLPASSVDNLLPQLVEHLRQNRTELREEWARRITDAQLLTAMTPEEIFSEATSVYDNYVEVLETGSVEALQAYARDLSERIIPRGVETDEVVGIVLLLRDVLARSLFEKYQTDFELLKLVLDAYEPAANRIANTVAVSFVQERERVIRQQQEAIRELSTPVLQVREQLLILPIIGVLDSQRARQLTEQLLRAIRANRAKVVVIDITGVPAIDSTVANHLVQTVDASGLMGANVIITGLSSEIALTLVTIGLDLSKMNAVGDLQGGIEEAERLLGYEVSRVPADRDGR, encoded by the coding sequence ATGTCCGACGTGTCCATGAGCCTCTCGGCGGATTCACTGCCCGCGAGTTCTGTCGACAATCTGCTCCCGCAGCTCGTCGAACACTTGCGGCAGAACCGCACCGAATTGCGCGAGGAGTGGGCCCGTCGTATCACCGATGCCCAGCTCCTGACCGCCATGACCCCGGAGGAGATCTTCTCCGAAGCCACCTCCGTCTACGACAACTACGTCGAGGTGCTCGAGACCGGTAGCGTCGAAGCGCTGCAGGCCTACGCACGCGATCTGTCCGAGCGCATCATCCCCCGGGGCGTCGAGACCGACGAGGTCGTCGGCATCGTGCTCCTGCTGCGAGATGTGCTCGCCCGCAGCCTCTTCGAGAAGTACCAGACCGACTTCGAACTGCTGAAGCTGGTGCTCGACGCGTACGAACCGGCCGCCAACCGCATCGCCAATACTGTGGCCGTGTCCTTCGTGCAGGAACGCGAGCGTGTCATTCGCCAGCAGCAAGAGGCGATTCGCGAGCTGTCCACCCCCGTGCTGCAGGTGCGCGAGCAGCTGCTCATCCTGCCCATCATCGGCGTGCTGGATTCGCAACGTGCGAGGCAGCTCACCGAACAGCTGCTGCGGGCCATCCGGGCCAATCGAGCCAAGGTCGTCGTCATCGATATCACCGGTGTGCCGGCAATCGACTCGACGGTCGCGAACCACCTGGTGCAAACCGTCGACGCCTCGGGCCTGATGGGCGCGAACGTGATCATTACCGGCCTGTCGTCGGAAATCGCGCTCACGCTGGTCACCATCGGGCTGGACCTGTCGAAGATGAATGCCGTCGGTGACCTTCAGGGCGGTATCGAAGAGGCGGAGCGACTGCTCGGTTACGAGGTGTCGCGAGTTCCCGCCGATCGCGACGGACGGTAA
- a CDS encoding STAS domain-containing protein has protein sequence MPVPILKQGTYLIASVQSALTDADTERLQDDLMKYVSKYRAQGIIVDVTAIDVMDSFAARSLRTIAHMTKLRGAETVIVGLQPEVAFAMVQLGLTFEGMHTALDLEEGLAWLNHKINNRGQRDGRDRGR, from the coding sequence ATGCCGGTACCCATTCTGAAGCAGGGCACCTATCTCATCGCGTCGGTGCAGTCCGCACTCACCGACGCCGATACCGAACGCTTGCAGGACGACTTGATGAAGTACGTCAGCAAGTATCGGGCCCAGGGAATCATTGTCGATGTCACTGCAATCGACGTAATGGATTCCTTCGCTGCGAGATCGCTGCGTACCATCGCCCACATGACCAAGCTGAGAGGCGCGGAAACGGTCATTGTCGGCCTGCAACCCGAGGTCGCCTTCGCCATGGTTCAGCTCGGTCTCACCTTCGAGGGCATGCACACCGCCCTCGATCTCGAAGAAGGGTTGGCCTGGCTCAACCACAAGATCAATAACCGCGGCCAACGAGACGGTCGTGATCGTGGCCGCTGA
- a CDS encoding ATP-binding protein has protein sequence MVAAEVVVIAVKVSNDIVTARQAGLEMASTLGFSLSDRTMIATAISEVARNITSYAGTGEIRLTVGDREGRRSMVVQAQDQGPGIVDIPRALEDGYSTGRGLGLGLPGARRLMDGLAITSEPGQGTLVEMWKWVPHGA, from the coding sequence ATCGTGGCCGCTGAAGTCGTGGTGATCGCGGTGAAGGTGTCCAACGACATTGTGACCGCTCGGCAGGCGGGGCTCGAGATGGCAAGCACTCTGGGCTTCTCGCTCTCCGATCGCACCATGATTGCGACCGCAATCTCGGAAGTCGCACGCAATATCACGAGTTATGCAGGGACAGGCGAGATTCGGCTCACCGTCGGAGATCGCGAGGGCCGCCGCTCCATGGTGGTGCAGGCGCAGGACCAAGGCCCCGGCATTGTCGATATTCCCCGCGCCCTCGAAGACGGCTACTCCACCGGACGCGGTCTCGGACTCGGGCTTCCGGGTGCGCGCCGCCTCATGGACGGCCTCGCGATCACCTCCGAACCGGGCCAGGGCACGCTCGTAGAGATGTGGAAGTGGGTGCCCCACGGTGCGTGA
- a CDS encoding SpoIIE family protein phosphatase, whose protein sequence is MREDGFIGAVEWAVAGRALPGQRVSGDRSVVLDAGGGSVLFAVLDGLGHGAAAADASDRAAQVLAENRAEPLDVLILLCHRAMADTRGAAVSLALFDTADRLHWLGVGNVETRIVAAAPGKPAIRAAALLSAGIVGYLLPPNLQSQTVAVRPGDLLLMSTDGITSDYSDRIDLAKPTSEITADILARHAKDTDDALVLAARHRGHLSPGRSILSQASQSHSVTHHSSPVRPSSTPPGPPA, encoded by the coding sequence GTGCGTGAGGACGGCTTCATCGGCGCGGTCGAATGGGCCGTCGCCGGACGCGCACTACCCGGGCAGCGCGTCTCCGGAGACCGGTCGGTCGTCCTCGACGCGGGCGGTGGCTCAGTGCTTTTCGCGGTCCTGGACGGGCTGGGCCACGGCGCCGCGGCGGCCGACGCCTCCGATCGCGCGGCACAGGTGCTTGCCGAGAATCGTGCCGAACCGCTGGACGTGCTGATCCTGCTCTGTCACCGCGCCATGGCCGATACCCGGGGCGCCGCGGTCTCGCTGGCGCTGTTCGACACCGCCGATCGGCTGCACTGGCTGGGGGTGGGTAATGTCGAAACCCGTATCGTCGCAGCGGCTCCCGGCAAACCGGCCATTCGCGCGGCGGCGCTGCTGTCGGCGGGCATCGTCGGCTACCTGCTGCCGCCGAACCTGCAATCACAGACCGTGGCGGTACGGCCCGGCGATCTGCTGCTCATGTCCACGGACGGCATCACCAGCGACTACTCCGATCGCATCGACCTAGCCAAGCCCACCTCCGAGATCACCGCCGATATTCTCGCGCGCCATGCCAAGGACACCGATGACGCCCTGGTGCTGGCGGCACGCCATCGCGGCCATCTCAGCCCGGGCCGCTCCATTCTGAGCCAGGCCAGCCAAAGTCATTCGGTCACACACCATTCCAGCCCGGTACGCCCGAGCTCCACCCCTCCTGGGCCACCGGCATGA